The Betta splendens chromosome 24, fBetSpl5.4, whole genome shotgun sequence DNA window CTTTCAACCATTATCACGCCCTAAACTCTCACTTCCTCTTCTCTGAACTCAACTTTCTAACttagtaacagaaaaaaaagcacttttCCTTTATTGtaacggctgcagctgcttactGAAAAGGCATCACTTCCGTACTGATCtggatatatttttttattatttccatcAGCATAGGCCAAAAAAAgggaacaaaaataaaacagaacagtGTGTATTAACTGTTAGCACAAAGCTGGTCTGTCTGAAGGACCTTTAGCATACAGACAGGTGATGAcgagttaaaaaaagaaaggaggaggagagctgcagTTGCTGTAGCACCGATACTTCAGATGGTCGGGGGTTGGGGATCCGTAAACACTCGCTGGGGTCCAAAAGtcagacacagagaagcagaatGTGCACATCCAGCTAATCTGTAAGTCCCCCTCCCAAAGTGCATATTCAGCGGTCATGAGTACCTAAACTGGGAGCCTTTAACCCCAGCTAAGGCGGCTGAAAATACAAATACTCAACAGTAACGGAAGctctgggaggaaaaaaaaaagctctaattacaataataaaaataatagcaaCGATATTATTGGTGGTAACAGATTCAGACCttgaaacaacaaaaatatatatCCATATCACAGTGTGAGTATCCAGGGTCCACATAGTGTCTTTCATAGAAATAGCAGACATTATGGATGTAATCACTGCACAGGAAATAAGTACTGACACACTTCCGCATTCATTCCAGTACAATCAGTTatgaaaatgattttttttctgtcccaaCATAACCATAATACACATTCTTACAAGTTACAAAGGCAGTTTGAACCATAAAAGTGATATGCTGATGCTCGGCGATGGCTTCCCGACTCGTCCCATCCTTTGGATATGTAGCTGGGTCATGACAATACTGAACGTGAGCGGAGTCGGGGGCAAAAACTACAAGTGTCCCACAATATCCCTTCAAAGACGTTatagaaaagaacaaaaaaagtaGGAACTCGCAAGAAAGCGGTAAAAGTGTATTGTATACTTAAACAGTACTGATTatacaggaagtgaagcaaagaacaaagaaataaatcagAAAATCATAAAGAGTTGCTTCTTGTTTAAATGAAATCTGAGATTACTGTGAATTTATCATtaccaaaacaaaaaattaaacaaaatataATTGCTACTCTCTTTAATACATAGCAGAGAGGTTGTGGTATTAATTGCTTCAGAacgagcttttatttttaactaaCCTTTTTTATTCTCAGCTACTTTTTTTGCCTCTAAGTGTCCAGGCTGGTGAGGGGGAGGAACATTATTAAGATTTGTAATTTGAGGTAAGCCAGGTCAGGCCCTCATATAGTCCATCCCCCGTGGTCGCACATGAGGGCTGAACGTACCAATTCCTATCCCTGATCCGGGTCAGGCCCAGCTTCTCCTGGATCTCGTGGGGTTTCATGGCATCGGGGAGGTCCTGTTTGTTGGCGAAGATCAGGATGATGGCGTCCCTCATCTCCCGGTCGTTGATGATCCGGTGGAGCTCCTGCCTCGCTTCGTCgatcctgtctctgtcggcacAGTCCACCACGAAAATGAGGCCCTGGGTGCCCGTGTAGTAATGTCTCCAGAGCGGCCTGATCTTGTCCTGCCCTCCCACGTCCCACACGTTGAACTTCACATTCTTATAGGTGACGGTCTCCACGTTGAATCCGACCGTGGGGATGGTGGTGACCGACTGTCCCAGCTTCAGCTTGTACAAGATGGTCGTTTTACCAGCAGCATCAAGTCCAAGCATCAATATTCTCATTTCTTTGTTGCCAAAGATCTTTGAGAGCATTTTCCCCATTTTGTTTGATGTGCATAAATACTTTGTGGGAAGAGAAATGGGAAAGTTTTATCTcaaaaggagaggaaaggaaagttTCAGTGTTGAGGGCCCTCCACGTGACAGTAGGTGGAGTGACAGCAGAGTCAATATTCAAAAGAACGAGCAGAGGCGTACGATTAACTGGACTGTGAGGATCTGACCTGAGCTGGAGATTTGGATCATTCGCTGGGAGCAATTACATGTGGAGCTCTCGCAGAATTGGGTGGGGATGTATTTTCATGATCCACTGCCCTCCGATGTATGAAGAAAAAATTACATCCCCTTATTTGAAATTAGCCGTTAAGCGCCGACTTCCTTCAAAAATCCACATCTCAAGTTCTCTTTCGCCTTTAAAATCCGCTCGGCCCCAGAGGAGgtggaacagctgcagcttttaaaaatgtatatattattatgaaACAAAAGCCTACTACACGAATCAGGCCCTGTCCAAGCCCGGGGTTCCCACTTCCTCCTTGGCTACCGGCTGTCCACACTTGCCCTCAGCCAGTTGCAGTCGATGGGTTTCGCCGCGCGGCGTTTTTCCGATCAGAACACGCCGAAATGCGCCCGCTCCGCTCCGGTTCTGCGACGGGACATCCAGAGGAAGAGCCCTCAAAAGGTCATTGATTCACCCGACTTTCTTCTCTTCCCCCTGTGACACAAGAGCGGTCCGGAGAAGGGAGGGGTGTTAGAACAGAGGACAAGTTTAGATCCGAAAAATATTCCCTCCGCGCACGGAAGGAGCCACGCGGAAACACGCGACGCGGACACGGGGGTAAATACCTACGTGTGCGGCTATCATCCCCCAGTCTCCCCGGGCCGTTTCTCCCCGCTCTTGCCGCTCTccgtctctcttcctccctctctctccagccgtTCAGTCACAGCGGTGGCGGTGCTGTGTTACCGGAAAAGGTGCGGACCCAGATCAGCCGCCACTTCCTCtacagcgctcacacacactggtgctgcgttcaggggctCCCCACGAGGTCTGAAATGCGaaagcataaaacacaaaataacatttAGAGGGGCTTCACGGTATACTGTATTCCTTTGAATAATCCCCCATCCCCGTACTTTTATTACCGTATGGTGCTTTATCTTatctatgtttttctttttatatataatgtttCTTAATAATGACATGTACTATTTAGCCCACACTCAAAAATGGGCCCCTGAAGACATACAGAACAACATACCTAGGACCCCTGTAGACACAGTAACTACAATTATCTTTGTTGACttttaaaatcataaaaaaatcGTCACTAACTGACCTACAGACATGAAATATA harbors:
- the arf6a gene encoding ADP-ribosylation factor 6a codes for the protein MGKMLSKIFGNKEMRILMLGLDAAGKTTILYKLKLGQSVTTIPTVGFNVETVTYKNVKFNVWDVGGQDKIRPLWRHYYTGTQGLIFVVDCADRDRIDEARQELHRIINDREMRDAIILIFANKQDLPDAMKPHEIQEKLGLTRIRDRNWYVQPSCATTGDGLYEGLTWLTSNYKS